In Streptomyces sp. HUAS ZL42, the DNA window CGGTGTCCACACCCACCAGCCGCATCCCGGGATAGAGCTGACGCAGCACTCGGGAGATGCCCGCCGAGTGGCCTCCCGTTCCGACACTGCAGACGAGTACGTCGATGTGGCCCAGCTGGGAGGCGAGTTCGAGGGCGAGCGGGGTGTAGGCGGCGACGTTGTCGGGGTTGCTGTACTGGTCGGGACACCAGGCACCGGGCTGCCGGGCCAGTAGCTCGGCGACACGGTCGCGGCGGGCCTGCTGCCAGCCGCCGGTCGGGTGGGGCTCGGGCACCATGTCGACGGTGGCGCCGTAGGCGGCGAGCAACCGGTTCATCGAGGGTTCGAGGCCCGGGTCGGTGACCAACGTGACGGGGTGGCCGTAGACCATCCCCGCCAGGGCGAGACCAAGCCCGAGGGTGCCGCTGGTCGACTCGACGAGCGGGCACCCCGGCTGCAACTCGCCCCGGGTGCGGGCCCGTTCGACCATGTGCAGGGCCGGGCGGTCCTTGATACCACCGGGGTTGAAGCCCTCCAGCTTGACCCAGAAGCCGCGGTCGGGCGGGGTGAAGGGCTGGGAGACGTGCAGGACAGGGGTGTTGCCGACAAGCCCCTGGAGGGAGGAGCCGGCGGGTGTGGAGTCACTCGTGGTCAGGGAGTGCATCTGGTTTCGCTCTCGTTCGGTGTGGACGCGTACGGATGCTCGTCTCGCGTGCCGGCCGAGGCACGGCGCGCGGCGGGCGGCATCAAGGCCGACCCGCGGCGCGGCATCTATATGCGCCACCGGCAGATGGCGGTGAGAGCGGACCTGCCGCCGCTCGGCAGCAGTCTTCGGAAGGCTCCGGACGGTTGGCGCGCGGGACTTTCCGTCCTGTCCGTCCGTGCCGTTGCGGTGACGGCGGGCGGTGTGACGCGAGCCGCCGACTGCAGTCGCGCGACGGGCCCGCGGTGGGACCCAAGACAGCGGTCGAAGGAGTCGGATGCGTCGAGGATCTCGCCCTCGGGGTTCTCCGCGAGGAGGAGGGCTTTACCCGGCGGGGTTGCCAACCGGTCGTGGGGCTGCTCCGACGCGTGGAGCCTGTCGCTGAGGCACCCCAGCAACATGAACAGCAGGGCGTACAGCATGCTCCGGGCAAGACGGGTCCTGTGGAAAGCACGCCCGCATTGCTCAGGAGTACGAGAGGTGACAAAGGTGGGCGGCACACGTCCTCCGCGCGGCTGCTGCCCTGACCGGAACACTCACGGCAGAGGCAGAGATCAGTGGGGGGTGGTGGAGAAAGCCGTCGACCATCCCCGCGTCACGCTGTGAAGGCCATGCGCAGGAGGTCAGACGCCGTGAACCGGACGCCGATGGGACACACGACCGCGGCCATGGGCCGCGTCCGCGAATTCCCGGGAGACGTCAACCGGTCCGGCGAGCGCTGACCTAGATGCGAAGAACCGCCGAGTCCGAGTGCGCTATCGGGGCCACGGCGCCCTGCGCTGCGGAGTGACGGGGGTACGCCAACCGGGGCATGCCGCCGCTATCGCTCGCCGACCTCAGCGGAGAGAGGCAGGGCACGGCCAGATCGGGTCCGTGGGGAGGTTGTCCGAGCGCGCACTCGTGAACTGCGTGCTGCTCTCCGTGGCCGTCGTGATGACCACCCGCCTGCTCATCCGCCGATAGTGGCAGCGTGGCACTCGCAACGTTTCCGTTTTCGGCAGTGGACTC includes these proteins:
- a CDS encoding PLP-dependent cysteine synthase family protein, whose product is MHSLTTSDSTPAGSSLQGLVGNTPVLHVSQPFTPPDRGFWVKLEGFNPGGIKDRPALHMVERARTRGELQPGCPLVESTSGTLGLGLALAGMVYGHPVTLVTDPGLEPSMNRLLAAYGATVDMVPEPHPTGGWQQARRDRVAELLARQPGAWCPDQYSNPDNVAAYTPLALELASQLGHIDVLVCSVGTGGHSAGISRVLRQLYPGMRLVGVDTVGSTIFGQPARPRLMRGLGSSIHPRNVAYDHFSEVHWVAPGESVWACRQLAASHYATGGWSVGAVALVAGWLARTSPASTRIVAVFPDGPQRYLETVYDDGYCAEHGLLDVTPTAEPDVVGRPDEKEVVRWTRCSTVSDPLAPVAEAGETR